In Phyllopteryx taeniolatus isolate TA_2022b chromosome 1, UOR_Ptae_1.2, whole genome shotgun sequence, the following proteins share a genomic window:
- the slc19a2 gene encoding thiamine transporter 1 isoform X1, whose translation MSVLYSTLCLCAYGLFSNMRPSEPFLTAYLMGPDKNLTEAQVVSEIYPIWTYSYLVLLFPVFLATDYLCYKPVLVLQAVSFVVTYVMLLKAHGLQAMQLLEFFFGLATASEVAYFSYIYNVVEPAHYRRATAYCRSVTLFGSAAGSLTGQLLLTLDEVKLVHLVWATLASAVVAFVPPWFLPMPKRSLFFHKKPEGAIERQCDYSGALIEKVDNKVPLDNEDVSIVSPATEETNTSCGLPDVLKMLLADFLHCYRRGPLLAWSLWWAVATCGYFQVLNYAQPLWENIRPSSDYDIYNGYVETLSTLMGSVAALLVGHLPVRWTVWGELVLCALSLLMAACVFVMVTLKSIWLCYGSYILFRATYMLLITVATYQVASSLDMQRYAMVFGVNTFVALLLQSLLTLVVVDSAGLGLDVFTQFYVYGGYFAVISTVFLFAGLCKLSTRRHSDQEVLSRSPVDTDRT comes from the exons GTTGTCAGCGAAATCTACCCAATTTGGACATATTCTTATCTGGTGTTGCTGTTCCCTGTCTTCCTGGCCACTGACTACCTCTGTTATAAGCCTGTGTTGGTGTTGCAGGCAGTTAGCTTTGTGGTCACTTATGTGATGCTGCTCAAAGCACATGGCCTTCAGGCCATGCAACTGCTGGAGTTTTTCTTCGGGCTCGCCACAGCCTCGGAGGTGGCTTACTTCTCGTACATCTACAACGTGGTAGAGCCCGCGCACTACCGGAGGGCGACTGCTTACTGCCGCAGTGTCACGCTTTTCGGCTCGGCCGCCGGCTCACTCACCGGCCAGCTCCTCCTCACCCTGGACGAAGTCAAACTGGTACACCTCGTCTGGGCCACGCTCGCGTCGGCCGTCGTCGCCTTTGTCCCGCCATGGTTTCTTCCTATGCCCAAGAGGAGCTTGTTTTTCCACAAGAAACCCGAGGGAGCAATAGAGCGGCAGTGCGACTACAGCGGTGCCCTAATCGAGAAAGTTGACAACAAGGTCCCTTTGGACAATGAGGACGTCTCTATT GTGTCCCCAGCCACTGAGGAGACAAATACAAGCTGTGGTCTCCCTGATGTCTTGAAGATGCTTTTGGCAGACTTCCTGCACTGTTACAGACGAGGCCCCTTGCTAGCGTGGTCACTCTGGTGGGCGGTGGCCACATGCGGATACTTTCAGGTGCTTAACTATGCCCAACCGCTGTGGGAGAACATCCGGCCCTCCAGTGACTATGACATCTACAACGGCTACGTGGAGACGCTGTCCACACTGATGG GGTCTGTGGCTGCTCTCCTGGTGGGCCACCTGCCTGTGCGCTGGACTGTGTGGGGAGAGCTGGTCTTGTGTGCCCTTTCACTACTCATGgcagcatgtgtgtttgtcatgGTAACGCTGAAGAGCATCTGGCTGTGTTATGGCTCCTACATTCTTTTCAGAGCAACCTACATGCTGCTTATCACGGTTGCCAC TTATCAAGTAGCTTCCAGTCTTGACATGCAGCGCTATGCCATGGTATTCGGCGTCAACACCTTTGTGGCTCTGCTGCTGCAGTCTCTGCTCACGCTGGTGGTGGTGGACTCAGCCGGCCTAGGATTGGATGTCTTCACTCAG TTTTACGTCTACGGCGGCTACTTTGCTGTCATCTCCACTGTGTTCCTCTTCGCCGGGCTTTGCAAACTGTCCACGAGGCGGCACTCTGACCAAGAGGTCCTGTCCAGAAGTCCAGTAGACACAGACCGCACGTAA
- the slc19a2 gene encoding thiamine transporter 1 isoform X2 has product MTSWVVSEIYPIWTYSYLVLLFPVFLATDYLCYKPVLVLQAVSFVVTYVMLLKAHGLQAMQLLEFFFGLATASEVAYFSYIYNVVEPAHYRRATAYCRSVTLFGSAAGSLTGQLLLTLDEVKLVHLVWATLASAVVAFVPPWFLPMPKRSLFFHKKPEGAIERQCDYSGALIEKVDNKVPLDNEDVSIVSPATEETNTSCGLPDVLKMLLADFLHCYRRGPLLAWSLWWAVATCGYFQVLNYAQPLWENIRPSSDYDIYNGYVETLSTLMGSVAALLVGHLPVRWTVWGELVLCALSLLMAACVFVMVTLKSIWLCYGSYILFRATYMLLITVATYQVASSLDMQRYAMVFGVNTFVALLLQSLLTLVVVDSAGLGLDVFTQFYVYGGYFAVISTVFLFAGLCKLSTRRHSDQEVLSRSPVDTDRT; this is encoded by the exons atgacTTCGTGG GTTGTCAGCGAAATCTACCCAATTTGGACATATTCTTATCTGGTGTTGCTGTTCCCTGTCTTCCTGGCCACTGACTACCTCTGTTATAAGCCTGTGTTGGTGTTGCAGGCAGTTAGCTTTGTGGTCACTTATGTGATGCTGCTCAAAGCACATGGCCTTCAGGCCATGCAACTGCTGGAGTTTTTCTTCGGGCTCGCCACAGCCTCGGAGGTGGCTTACTTCTCGTACATCTACAACGTGGTAGAGCCCGCGCACTACCGGAGGGCGACTGCTTACTGCCGCAGTGTCACGCTTTTCGGCTCGGCCGCCGGCTCACTCACCGGCCAGCTCCTCCTCACCCTGGACGAAGTCAAACTGGTACACCTCGTCTGGGCCACGCTCGCGTCGGCCGTCGTCGCCTTTGTCCCGCCATGGTTTCTTCCTATGCCCAAGAGGAGCTTGTTTTTCCACAAGAAACCCGAGGGAGCAATAGAGCGGCAGTGCGACTACAGCGGTGCCCTAATCGAGAAAGTTGACAACAAGGTCCCTTTGGACAATGAGGACGTCTCTATT GTGTCCCCAGCCACTGAGGAGACAAATACAAGCTGTGGTCTCCCTGATGTCTTGAAGATGCTTTTGGCAGACTTCCTGCACTGTTACAGACGAGGCCCCTTGCTAGCGTGGTCACTCTGGTGGGCGGTGGCCACATGCGGATACTTTCAGGTGCTTAACTATGCCCAACCGCTGTGGGAGAACATCCGGCCCTCCAGTGACTATGACATCTACAACGGCTACGTGGAGACGCTGTCCACACTGATGG GGTCTGTGGCTGCTCTCCTGGTGGGCCACCTGCCTGTGCGCTGGACTGTGTGGGGAGAGCTGGTCTTGTGTGCCCTTTCACTACTCATGgcagcatgtgtgtttgtcatgGTAACGCTGAAGAGCATCTGGCTGTGTTATGGCTCCTACATTCTTTTCAGAGCAACCTACATGCTGCTTATCACGGTTGCCAC TTATCAAGTAGCTTCCAGTCTTGACATGCAGCGCTATGCCATGGTATTCGGCGTCAACACCTTTGTGGCTCTGCTGCTGCAGTCTCTGCTCACGCTGGTGGTGGTGGACTCAGCCGGCCTAGGATTGGATGTCTTCACTCAG TTTTACGTCTACGGCGGCTACTTTGCTGTCATCTCCACTGTGTTCCTCTTCGCCGGGCTTTGCAAACTGTCCACGAGGCGGCACTCTGACCAAGAGGTCCTGTCCAGAAGTCCAGTAGACACAGACCGCACGTAA